TCACTGGTATCGTAGTATCTCTGGTATTGTAGTATCACTGGTATCGTAGTATAACTGGTATCACTGGTATCGCAGTATCTCTGCTATCGTAGTATCTCTGGTATCGTAGTATCTCTGGTATTGTAGTATCACTGGTATCGTAGTATCACTGGTATTAGTAGTATCACTGGTATTAGTAGTACCTCTGGTATCGTAGTATCTCTGGTATCGTAACACCCCTACTATATAGTGCaatacctggtcaaaagtagtacactatgtagggaatagggtgccatttgggactgagCAGGCATGTCATTAGTCCTGAGGAGCTGGGGAAGAAGGGGGAAGTAAGTGTCTGTGTGCGAGCGGGCGGCTGTCTAAGGGGGATATCCTCCCTCACAGCAGTACTGAGGGAAGAAAGGGAAGACCAACGCCCTCCTCAACACAAAGGGCCGCTTTACTCCCTTCTCAGTAGCTGTTTACTTTTAGTCATAACATCCACATACAATGGAAAGTAGTGTGGGTCAAGGTGAGGCTAGGAGGGAGGGTGCCTGaggaacaacaaacagatgtTCTTTGATGATAGCTAGCTCGTAAAAGTGTACACTTGTTGAGGCCCTCTCCTGACCTCCCCTCAAGCCCCAGGTTTTTTGTTTTGCCCCCAGGAGTCAGTCCTTACCTGCTGTTGTACCATTCATTACCTTACTCACCAGCAGTCCACACCACCTCAACTCTGCACAACAAAATCTTAATGCCAAAATTCTTAATCTCGAACCGACCTGGGGAGAAAAAGTAGCTTGTTAATGTTGATTGTCATTAGTCTTGTTTTGGAAGCAGAACTGGGTGATTTCCCTTTAGATAGGCCAATTAGATAGGCCTTAATttaaggttacggttaggcaTTGGGGttggcagtgtggttaaggttaggtttaaaatcagattttatgactttgtggctgtgccagctagtgaaaACTCTGCAGAGCAGCCTCCAGAACACGATTCATGGCGAAAAATGCTAACCTGCGACAAAGTACATGTCAATCAGTGACAATCATTCTTCAAATGAAAGGTTATGGAGCCACAGCATGTAATCAGGTGAGGCTGTTAGCAGCCTTTAAAGTGAAGTCGTAAAGACAGGCTGCCAGTGGCTGCTGGCAGATTACTTGAGTGATTGAtttgtgtaaattattttatttttacaagcTGCAGCAGCCCAGTGGAAACAAATAGAGGGATTGTGTGCATGGATACTAGCATGGGATTAAGTAAGGCTCCTCTAGATTCATGAACTTCCTTTCCTGACTGTCacagggaaaggggatacctagtcatttgtaCAACCGAATGCATCTTCCACATGtaaccaacccctctgaatcagagaggtgcggggggctgccttaatctacatccacgtcttcagcgcccgaggcacagtgggttaactgccttgctcagggcccggggaacagtgggttaactgccttcactcagggcccggggaacagtgggttaactgccttgctcaggggcagaacaacagatttttactttgtcagctcggggattcgatcacaGCAACCTTTGGGTCACTGGCCTAACACTCTATCCATTAGGCTACCTCATACCGCTGCCTGACTCTCAAACCCCTGTGTTGTGTCATCATGTCATTAGCTCTAATGTCAATTTAGCAAGTCACTATGTCCAatgaatggaacggtatcaaacatatagaaaccacgtttgactctgttccattcattccattccagccattacaatgagcccctcctcctatagctcctcccaccagtcaCTATGTCCAATCCAGTGGAGCTCCTCCCACCAGTCACTATGTCCAATCCAGTGGAGCTCCTCCCACCAGTCACTATGTCCAATCCAGTGGAGCTCCTCCCACCAGTCACTATGTCCAATCCAGTGGAGCTCCTCCCACCAGTCACTATGTCCAATCCAGTGGAGCTCCTCCTACCCGTCACTATGTCCAATCCAGTGGAGCTCCTCCCACCAGTCACTATGTCCAATCCAGTGGAGCTCCTCCCACCAGTCACTATGTCCAATCCAGTGGAGCTCCTCCTACCACTCACTGTCCGATCACCCTTCCAAGAGTATTGTGACCCTTTATACTGCTGGATCCTGGCAGACATATTCAAGCTCCACGTAGGTCTAATTTACTAAATCCACTGTCATCCACTTCCCTGTTTAATATCGTCATTAAGggtcagtaaaaaaaatatatatatatatgatattgATATAGATGTTCAGCCTTTTCTCCCAGGTAGCTCTTGGCCTGCTCTGCTGTCATGTCTGAGTCAGTCTTGTTACAGAGGTATTCTCCTGTAATATCCCGTGACTTCCCCCAATTGAGCAGAGAAGAACCGCTGAGCTGCAGAGAgcaggttgcgtcccaaatggcacccttttccctacatagtgcattacttttgaacagagccctattggccctggtcaaaagtagtgcactaaatagggaatagggcgccatttgggatgcacaccagAGCTGTTAGGAGGAgtgtggtggaggagaggggaaaaTTGAGCTGCTCtacatctatctatctctccacaAGAAGGCTCATGTTTCTCTTTCCACCATTTATCTGAAAGCTATCATTTCCCGGGGATTCATAGCTGAAAAATGGCATTGATTCTGGGGGACAATAGATGCCAAGTGTCCCTCTATAGACAGGCTTATTGACAGACCTGTGTAAATTGTGCATCTCATTACCCTCTGGGCAAAATGATAAACTTTCTAAGCCGAGAGGATCGAGTTAGCCGATGGCGGTCCCCTTCATCTTATTGGTTGCATCTCAAATGGCGccttgttccctatatagtgcacagcactatgggccctggtctaaagtagtgcactatgtgtaAGGAGTAAGCTGCCATTTGAAACTAATACATTGTCTGGTGGTATGTCCCTTATTGAGCTGCCTGACTGTTAATGAGGAacactggggtggcaggtagcctagtggttagagtgttggactagtaaccaaaaggttgcaagattgaatccccgagctgacaaggtatacatctgttgttctgcccctgaacaaggcagttaactcactgttcctagaacatcattgaaaataagaatttgttcttaactgacttgcctggttaaataaaggtaaagtatttaaaaaatgaaGAACACTATGTTTAAAGTGGTATGTCCCTTACTGAGCTGCCTGACTGTTACTGAGGAACACTGTGTTTAAAGTGGTAGGTCCCTTACTGAGCTGCCTGACTGTTACTGAGGAACACTGTGTTTAAAGTGGTAGGTTCCTTCCTGAGCTATCTGACTGTTACTGAGGAACACTGTGTTTAAAGTGGTATGTCCCTTCCTGAGCTGTCTGACTGTTACTGGGGAACACTGTGTTTAAAGTGGTAGGTTCCTTCCTGAGCTGTCTGACTGTTACTGAGGAACACTGTGTTTAAAGTGGTAGGTCCCTTCCTGAGCTGTCTGACTGTTACTGAGGAACACTGTGTTTAAAGTGATAGGTCCCTTCCTGAGCTGTCTGACTGTTACTGAGGAACACTGTGTTTAAAGTGGTAGGTTCCTTCCTGAGCTGTCTGACTGTTACTGAGGAACACTGTGTTTAAAGTGGTATGTCCCTTCCTGAGCTGTCTGACTGTTACTGAGGAACACTGTGTTTAAAGTGGTATGTCCCTTCCTGAGCTGTCTGACTGTTACTGAGGAACACTGTTTAAAGTGGAGGTCCCTTCCTGAGCTGTCTGACTGTTACTGAGGAACACTGTGTTTAAAGTGGTATGTCCCTTACTGAGCTGCCTGACTGTTACTGAGGAACACTGTGTTTAAAGTGGTAGGTCCCTTCCTGAGCTGCCTGACTGTTACTGAGGAACACTGTGTTTAAAGTGGAGGTCCCTTACTGAGCTGTCTGACTGTTACTGAGGAACACTGTGTTTAAAGTCGAGGTCCCTTACTGAGCTGTCTGACTGTTACTGAGGAACACTGTGTTTAAAGTGGAGGTCCCTTCCTGAGCTGTCTGACTGTTACTGAGGAACACTGTGTTTAAAGTGGAGGTCCCTTCCTGAGCTGTCTGACTGTTACTGAGGAACACTGTGTTTAAAGTGGTAGGTCCCTTCCTGAGCTGCCTGACTGTTACTGAGGAACACTGTGTTTAAAGTGGTATGTCCCTTACTGAGCTGCCTGACTGTTACTGAGGAACACTGTGTTTAAAGTGGTAGGTCCCTTACTGAGCTGCCTGACTGTTACTGAGGAACACTGTGTTTAAAGTCGCCACGGAAACACCTCATCTGTTTCGTTGACTAGTTAAACACACTAAGGATGGAGATTTAGTTAGTCCGCTGTGAAGAATCTTCTAATCTACATTTTCCCAGTGATTTTGTTGCTATTTGTCATTTCTTTGACCTTATTTCTGCATTGTTGTAAAGCATCTTTGGGTTTTTAGAAAAGTACAGTAAATCCTATGTAAGATTATCATTAGTTATTTTGCAAATGTGGAAAATAAATTAGTACTGCATTGCAGTCACCTACAAATGCAACTCTGAAGGTGAAATTAAATCTGTGGTTGTAAATAGTAGATACTCCTGTCTTGGGAAATTTGCTGTAGCATTAAAATGACTTATGTGGAGCTTTCTAACTACTGTATGTGCTGCGGAGCGACTCGTTGTTTTACTGCATCATTTACAGGGAACCATTTCTCTCTGACTCGCTGAGGTTTATTGAATTTTTTAATCCTACCCTGTTGTAACATTGCTCGGCTAGGACGTTAAATAATGCTCCACTGCCTGCCGTTTTCTCCATCTCAATTTGTTTTATAGTAATACACAATTTAACCTTCAGAATAGCGTTTGTAGGTTCGTAACATTTGGAACAGGTGTATTTCTTTTAACCAACAGAGTTACAGTATGACCCAATGTATCTGGGTTGGTAGGAATGCATGCCATTAATCTATACGGCGTTTCAGGAGCCATTACTTTCAGCATGCAGGCCAATAATTAATTCTTATTGTTCGAGACTTGCACCTAAGAGGGACTGTTTGTTTCCGGTCCAGTTGTCCTCTATGTGCTTTACCATCCTAGAGACACGTGAAATAAAGCAAGGTTGTTAATCATAAAGTACAATACTGTTGATCAGAGCATATGAAGCGTCACAGGTTATGGAGAGTGAAATGGGATGCTGGGTATTTGGGCTGCCACTTAGAAATGGAAGACTTTCCTAAGTGATTATGCTGAATAATGTGGATTACAGTTTAGTTTTCTGGATGGTTTCTCTCTAACAGGATGCAGAGGAGCAGAAAGGGTAAACTCACAATAGCCTGGGTTGGTATATCATGTTTGAGTGGTGCTCGAAAAGATTCAAGATCAAAATCTAACTTCCTTACATACACATTGCTCTGACAACTGGAAGCATAGTACAAGACGGGATGGATGATATGTCCTCCTAGTTATTATCACTATCTAAATCCTATTATTGTGCCGTGGGTCAATTAAACATTGCCTTTTGTTTGTAGGCATTCAACTTATTAACTCCACCACAGTGCATGTTTAGTGGCTAGCTACGAAAGCAGAATGATCTCAATGTGCTCAGAAGTCACCGTGCTTTCTAACCCTGGGATCGAAATCCAACTGTGCTGATGTTCTGTGTCCAACCTCATTGTTCCCAGGATAAATGAGTGACTTCTACATACTGCAGTGAACCCTAATTCTCTTTGATTAGTCGTGAGTTAGATGATATGCGAGCCGTTGAAATTGGTCATCGGCATAAATAACGAGCGAACGAACTGATGAAAATGCAAACTCGCCGTTGTCCGTCATAAACCAAGTGAAATCCAGTAGGCTGTGCAAGTGGGTGGAATTAGAAGTCCATGGTCCTATTAATTATGTTGCTGGTGTAGGAGACAGTATGATAAATCACCCCTGAGAGTCCCATTCGGTAGGGCGGGGCCGGTGGAGTAAGACTGCCTGTAAATTGCTTTGTGTATGCCCCTAATTGTTTCTTAAATAACAGTCCTTTTGGGAGGGAATTCAGAGTGCTAGACTACCAGGAAGGGTCAGCGAATGTCTTAAAGTTCTAACATTGTGCTGTGTTTCAGCTAGTCACTCAAAACAACTCTTTCACTTTTCCATTTTCTTCTGTTTGAAGATAATGTTGATGGTATACAGTAGATAGTTTAATGGGCTGTGTTTTGAAATGATTGGTGAAGATATAGCTAGTTTAATGGGCTGTGTGTGAAGTTATTGGTGAAGGTATAGCTAGTttaatgggctgttttgaagttaTTGGTGAAGGTATAGCTAGTTCAATGGGCTGTGTTTTTAAAGTTATTGGTGAAGGTATAGCTAGTTCAATGGGCTGTGTTTTGAAGTTATTGGTGAAGGTATAGCTAGTTTAATGGGCTGTGTTTGAATTTATTGGTGAAGGTATAGCTAGTTTAATGGGCTGTGCTTTGAAGTTATTGGTGAAGGTATAGCTAGTTCAATGGGCTGTGTTTTGAAGTTATTGGTGAAGGTATAGCTAGTTTAATGGGCTGTGCTTTGAAGTTATTGGTGAAGGTATAGCTAGTTTAATGGGCTGTGCTTTGAAGTTATTGGTGAAGGTATAGCTAGTTCAATGGGCTGTGTTTTGAAGTTATTGGTGAAGGTATACCTTTTTTAAAACACATTTCAATAAAGCTTTTATCTGCTTTTATCTTGGGTCCAGTTCTCTAGAGTCGCTTTCCTGGTGTTTGTTCACAGTCACACTTTTGAGTCATATTTCCCTGCAGTGATTCACCCCCTCAAATAATGAAATTAAATGGATAATATTAAATTACTTTAACTTTTGAGGCATGTAATAGCAATTAGTCCTCTTCAGCAAAGAGAGAAGAACAGTTAATGAATGAGAATACTGGAGTCGTCATGAGCTACTGCTACTCATTAAATTACTACTCCTAGGGTATgtaccaaatagcaccctattccctatatagtgcactacttttgaccagagcccatattGGCCCTGGtcgtaagtagtgcactatacacgGAATATGTGGCAATTTGGGATGCATGCCAACGAATATAGCTCCTTGAATTTGGCCAAGGAACTTTATCTACATTTATAGAGCAGTAAGCATCACCAGGGCTCTCAACCTAGCAGGACTCACCAATCCAGGGCTCTCAACCTAGCAGGACTCTCATCAATCCAGGGCTCTCAACCTAGCAGGACTCTCACCAATCTAAGGCTCTCAACCTAGCAGGACTCACCAATCCAGGGCTCTCAACCTAGCAGGACTCTCACCAATCCAGGGCTCTCAACCTAGCAGGACTCTCAACCTAGCAGGACTCGTACCAATCCAGGGCTCTCAACCTAGCAGGACTCACCAATCCAGGGCTCTCAACCTAGCAGGACTCGTACCAATCCAGGGCTCTCAACCTAGCAGGACTCTCAACCTAGCAGGACTCTCAACCTAGCAGGACTCTCACCAATCCAGGGATATCAACCTACCAAGAAATGTAGTATTTCCATTGTATTTAACATTAAGATGCCAGTTATTTTATGTTGTTGTGGTTCTTTGAAATGGCTGCAGTGGTCAAGATTTGTCAATAAATGTCTTGGGGCACTCCTCGACTTCTAGCTGCCAGTAGGAGTGATGAAGGGCCTCGGTGGTCGGTGCTTAGATCTGTGGcatgacagctgtgtgtgtgtggtgtgtgtgtgtgtgtgtgtgtgtgtgatgtgtgatgtgtgatgtgtgtgtgtgtgtgtgtgtgtgtgtgtgtgtgtgtgtgcgtgtgcgtgtgcgtatgtgtgttcCGTCCTTCTGGTGACATTCAATCTGTGTGTGGGCTAGATGTTTGAGTTTAAATAATGCTCCTCCTGTGAGGTCTGGGAGGGAGAGCAATAATGGTGTGGACTTTCATGACATTGCATCAGTGCCAAGTTGACTGACTCTCTGACTgattgctccctctctctcctcttctcgccTTGTCAATACGCATCCACTTGTCTGATGGAGTCACCTCAGGGCAGGACGGCTGACACCACAGTGTCTTTATTTCCTGCAGCAATCCTTTTAGAGCACACATCAATGGTGATTaatacagtgacagacagacagggaggcctCAAGGAGGTTGAAGTTAACCCTGTACTGCCAGCCACACAGGCCAGCCACCAGGCCAGCCACACAGGCCAGCCACCAATCCAGCCACACAGGCCAGCCACCAGGCCAGCCACACAGACCAGCCACCAATCCAGCCACACAGGCCAGCCACACAGGCCAGCCACACAGGCCAGCCACCAATCCAGCCACACAGGCCAGCCACCAGGCCAGCCACCAGGCCAGCCACACAGGCCAGCCACCAATCCAGCCACACAGGCCAGCCACCAATCCAGCCACACAGGCCAGCCATCAGGCCAGCCACCAGGCCAGCCACACAGGCCAGCCACCAATCCAGCCACACAGGCCAGCCACCAATCCAGCCACACAGGCCAGCCACCAGGCCAGCCACACAGGCCAGCCACACAGGCCAGTCACCAATCCAGCCACAAAGGCCAGCCACCAGGCCAGCCACACAGGCCAGCCACCAATCCAGCCACCAATCCAGCCACACAGGCCAGCCACCAGACCAGCCACACAGGCCAGCCACCAATCCAGCCACACAGGCCAGCCACACAGGCCAGCCACACAGGCCAGCCACACAGGCCAGCCACCAATCCAGCCACACAGGCCAGCCACCAGGCCAGCCACCAGGCCAGCCACACAGGCCAGCCACCAATCCAGCCACACAGACCAGCCACACAGGCCAGCCACCAATCCAGCCACACAGGCCAGCCATCAGGCCAGCCACCAGGCCAGCCACACAGGCCAGCCACCAATCCAGCCACACAGGCCAGCCACCAATCCAGCCACACAGGCCAGCCACCAGGCCAGCCACACAGGCCAGCCACACAGGCCAGTCACCAATCCAGCCACAAAGGCCAGCCACCAGGCCAGCCACACAGGCCAGCCACCAATCCAGCCACCAATCCAGCCACACAGGCCAGCCACCAGGCCAACCACACAGGCCAGCCACACAGGCCAGCCACACAGGCCAGCCAAACAGGCCAGCCACACAGGCCAGCCACCAATCCAGCCACACAGGCCAGCCACACAGGCCAGCCACACAGGCCAGCCACACAGGCCAGCCACACAGGCCAGCCACACAGGCCAGCCACACAGGCCAGCCACTAATCCAGCCACACAGGCCAGCAACACAGGCCAGCCACACAGGCCAGCCACACAGGCCAGCCACTAATCCAGCCACCAGGGCAGCACTGTtactgcacacagacacacgcaccaacacacaccatTCACCTCTGCTTACAATGCTGCTTAGGGATGGAAGGTGAACCAAGACAAAATAAACACCATAGATAAAATGGTTGTCTTGTTGAGGGGCTGTATATGAAACAAGCTAGTGATTCAACCCTGTTTGATTCTATATAGCACATTTTCTTCTATGATTATTAAGATATAAATCAAAAGGCATTTAGAttagtttgatggaaacataTAATATTATATTTGGTATTCCTATACTGTCCTAGCTATATTAAAGGGAAATGGTATAGCATCAGTCACAGCTGGGTATGGCGTGCCGGTATTAAATCTGGTGGTTCTTCCATTGTAAATTTATGGCATCCATTACTCTAAGTATTTCCATGTCCAGGTGTTGCATCTGTTTGGCTTCAGCTAGGGGTCACTTTGATTTACTAATAAAGCATCGTTTCATCTGGATGACAAATGCTGACATATTGCCAGGGCAGCTAGctagcacacagagacacaaacacacagagacacaaacacacacagagacacacacacaaacacacacagagacacaaacacacacagagacacacacacaaacacacacagagacacacacacacagagacacaaacacacacagagacacacacacaaacacacagacacaaacacacacagagacacacacacaaacacacagagacacacacacacacaaacacacagagacacacacacacacacacagagacacacagagacacaaacacacacagagacacacacacacacacagagacacacacacaaacacacacagagacacacacacaaacacacagagacacacacacacacacaaacacacacagagacacacacacaaacacacacagagacacaaacacacacagagacacacacacaaacacacacagacacacacacacacagagacacaaacacacacagagacacacacacaaacacacagagacacacagagacacacacacaaacacacagagacacacacacacacacagagacacacagagacacaaacacacacagagacacacacacaaacacacagagacacacacacacacacaaacacacacagagacacacacacaaacacacagagacgcacgcacgcacgcacgcacgcgcacacgcacacgcacacacacacacacacacacacagaagttaaccctgagagagaggggggggggggcaaagttAGAAAGAGAGGCGGataggggttagagagagagaggggggcgggggggggggggggaaagggggGGAGTTAAAAAGATAGGCAGAtggggagaagcagagagagagactgactatCTATGCTGAATAGGGGATCTTCTCATTATGTCTGATTACCTGATTAATTGTTGTACATCTTAATAATCAAATGATAGAGGAGGTAAATCAACAGACTCTGGAACCATCTGGGTCATTCATAACCATATGTTCAGActttgttgctgctgctgttgggTAAGCTAAAAATAGTGTCTTGATAGAACATTTCTTCCGATATTCTATTTCAACTCTTGCAACACAAACCTCTCCCTCTATGTTCGCACATGGAAATTATTGTCATTTTGAGCCTGTGGATACTCAGAATCACTGGGGTACCTTGTGACTCGCGGCCCGGCCGGCTGGGGTCACCACGATTAAGTGCCATCGATACTAACAcatccagagagagagcgagagagcgagcgagcgagcgagcgagagagagagagagagggagagagggagagagagggagagagggagagagacagagagagagagagagacagagagagagagagacagagaaagagagagaagagagagagagagagagagagagcgagagaggtcaTCCATCTGGGCCTCTGTAATTAGACTGACAGCTCTGAAAATGCGTCCTGATGCAGAATCTGTCTTGTGCCTCAAGGAACACTAATTAAAATCTCAGTTAATGACGAGAGCAGGACAGGGAGGTGGGAGCATCATCTGGAGGACTCGAGGGGACACCAGCCTGCTTGTGTGACATTTACTATTATGACCTAAAGAGAAAGACCTCCAGGACCTAGACAGCTATGGCCCCACAATCAGTGTTGCAATGAGTGACCCCTCTCTGGAGGGATATAGTTAATCACTGACTGGAGGGGTATAGTTAATCACTGACTGGAGGGGTATAGTTTATCACTGACTGGAGGGGTATAGTTAATCACTGACTGGAGGGGTATAGTTAATCACTGTCTGGAGGGGTGTAGGGTATAGTTAATCACTGACTGGAGGGGTATAGGGTATAGTTAATCACTAACTGGAGGGGTATAGTTAATCACTGACTGGAGGGATATAGTTAATCACAGACTGGAGGGGTATAGTTAATCACTGACTGGAGGGGTATAGTTAATCACTGACTGGAGGGGTATAGTTAATCACTGACTGGAGGGGTATAGTTAATCACTGACTGGAGGGGTATAGTTAATCACTGACTGGAGGGGTATAGTTAATGAATGACTTGAGGGGTATAGTTAGTCACTGACTGGTGGGGTATTGGGTACAGTTAATCACTGACTGGAGGGATATAGTTAATCACTGTCTGGAGGGGTGTAGGGTATAGTTAATCACTGACTGGAGGGGTATAGGGTATAGTTAATCACTAACTGGAGGTGTAGAGTTAATCACTGACTGGAGGGGTATAGGGTATAGTTAATCACTGACTGGAGGGGTAGTGTTAATCACTGACTGGAGGGGTATAGTTAATGACTGACTGGAGGGGTATAGTTCATCACTGACTGGAGGGGTTTAGTTAATCACTGACTGGAGGGGTATAGGGTATAGTTAATCACTGACTGGAGGGGTTTAGTTAATCACTGACTGGAGGGGTAGTGTTAATCACTGACTGGAGGGGTATAGTTAATGACTGACTGGAGGGGTATAGTTCATCACTGACTGGAGGGGTTTAGTTAATCACTGACTGGAGGGGTATAGGGTATAGTTAATCACTGACTGGAGGGGTAGTGTTAATCACTGGCTGGAGGGGTACAGTTAATCACTGACTGGAGGGGTACAGTTAACCACTGGCTGGAGGGGTAGAGTTAATCACTGGCTGGATGGGTATAGTTAATCACTGACTGGAGGGGTAGAGATAATCACTGACTGGAGGGGTATAGGGTATAGTTAATCACTGACTGGAGGGGTATAGTTAATCACTGACTGGAGGGGTTTAGTTAATCACTGACTGGAGGGGTATAGTTAATCACTGACTGGAGGGGTTTAGTTAATCACTGACTGGAGGGGTATAGTTAATCACTGACTGGAGGGGTAGAGTTAATCACTGTCTGGAGGTGTAGAGTTAATCACTGACTGGAGGGGTTTAGTTAATCACTGACTGGAGGGGTAGTGTTAATCACTGACTGGAGGTGTAGAGTTAATCACTGACTGGAGGTGTAGAGATAATCACTGACTGGAGGGGTATAGGGTATAGTTAATCACTGACTGGAGGGGTATATTTAATCACTGTCTGGAGGGGTAGAGTTAATCACTGTCTGGAGGTGTAGAGTTAATCACTGTCTGGAGGTGTAGAGTTAATCACTGACTGGAGGTGTAGAGATAATCACTGACTGGAGGGGTTTAGTTAATCACTGACTGGAGGGGTAGTGTTAATCACTGACTGGAGGTGTAGAGTTAATCACTGACTGGAGGTGTAGAGATAATCACTGACTG
The nucleotide sequence above comes from Salvelinus namaycush isolate Seneca chromosome 35, SaNama_1.0, whole genome shotgun sequence. Encoded proteins:
- the LOC120029357 gene encoding basic salivary proline-rich protein 4-like, whose protein sequence is MVINTVTDRQGGLKEVEVNPVLPATQASHQASHTGQPPIQPHRPATRPATQTSHQSSHTGQPHRPATQASHQSSHTGQPPGQPPGQPHRPATNPATQASHQSSHTGQPSGQPPGQPHRPATNPATQASHQSSHTGQPPGQPHRPATQASHQSSHKGQPPGQPHRPATNPATNPATQASHQTSHTGQPPIQPHRPATQASHTGQPHRPATNPATQASHQASHQASHTGQPPIQPHRPATQASHQSSHTGQPSGQPPGQPHRPATNPATQASHQSSHTGQPPGQPHRPATQASHQSSHKGQPPGQPHRPATNPATNPATQASHQANHTGQPHRPATQASQTGQPHRPATNPATQASHTGQPHRPATQASHTGQPHRPATQASH